A genomic window from Vagococcus sp. CY52-2 includes:
- a CDS encoding type I restriction endonuclease subunit R produces MLGKFTSELDLEKQLIEQLISGESQWTYRPDLKTEDDLWDNFKDKLEMNNLDVLGETLLTEQEFRQIKNQLSFPNFYEAAKWLSGENGVAKVQVQREDAKLGTIRLRVLNREDVAGGISSYEVINQYVSTKKEYMDNDRRFDVTLLINGLPMIHIELKNKNNAYMDAFRQISKYLKEGKFTGIFSSVQMFVVTNGSDTRYIASAQDTKLNAQFLTKWVDEDNKAVDNYVDFAKHVLSIPMAHKMVTQYSVIDNDKKALILLRPYQIHAIEAVKQASKESKSGYVWHTTGSGKTLTSYKVARNLLQISSIDKTIFIVDRVDLDQQTTTSFTSYAENDVIDIDETNNVSELITKLLSDERSVVVTTIQKLNHVMHRVEENPENKKYQTLRRLKLALVVDECHRAVSPEKKRELETFFIESLWYGFTGTPIFVENAKKVQGNLPRTTKQQYGECLHKYTVKEAIHDKAVLGFQVEYKTTFSEEQLDDIVESSDKKSELAVYEMSLMEKEYYVPNEVYLDEAHMLEVIDSIINKSRKKLGFNLGAGQTYDAILTTTSISQAQKYYDLIKKVKAGKSSVSVSEATKKVLPDFPKVAITYSISENETSSSSNQEKMKEALEDYNEEYGTHYTLETMRAYNRNVNDRLARKKEQYKARSEQLDLVIVVDRLLTGFDAPCLSTLFIDRPPMKEHNLIQAFSRTNRLFDKYKRYGQIVTFQDPATFEAAVTNALILYSNGGENEVLAPTWEETRDRFIEAIEELKLVEPNPHAIDIDSSSIVQLKKFARSFQQVDKYYASSQVYTEFSEEQMGSLFPITEKEFEEYTGKYNNVLEKMKEFSDKPGGKIDIDIFYELESVKTENINYDYILMLIQRYVPVGDDEYELIGRQDDKSAKEIDKYLEELSQSNQKLSALIKTLWEDIRQNPEHYRDKDISILLNRLIQDKKLNETSQLAEKWSVNEGDLRYVVNNYNPKKEKQVGEQELRDSSNYEQYKESNDNPVSKLRYWKSFKKELVQVMEEELLPLERD; encoded by the coding sequence ATGTTGGGTAAGTTTACTTCAGAGTTAGATTTAGAAAAACAATTAATCGAACAGTTAATTTCCGGTGAATCACAATGGACTTATCGACCAGATTTAAAAACAGAAGATGATTTATGGGATAATTTTAAAGATAAATTAGAAATGAATAATTTAGATGTACTAGGTGAAACACTTTTAACAGAACAAGAATTTCGCCAAATAAAAAATCAGTTAAGTTTTCCAAATTTTTATGAAGCTGCTAAGTGGTTGTCAGGTGAAAATGGTGTCGCAAAGGTTCAGGTGCAGCGTGAAGATGCTAAGTTAGGAACTATTAGGCTACGTGTGTTGAATCGTGAGGATGTCGCAGGTGGCATATCATCTTATGAGGTCATCAATCAATATGTCTCAACTAAAAAAGAATACATGGACAATGATCGACGATTTGATGTCACGTTATTGATTAATGGGTTACCCATGATTCATATTGAATTAAAAAATAAGAATAATGCTTATATGGATGCGTTTCGTCAAATTTCAAAATATTTGAAAGAAGGCAAATTTACTGGTATTTTTTCTAGTGTTCAGATGTTTGTGGTCACAAATGGATCAGATACACGTTACATTGCTTCAGCACAAGATACTAAACTTAATGCCCAATTTTTAACAAAATGGGTGGATGAAGACAACAAAGCAGTGGATAATTATGTGGATTTTGCCAAACATGTGTTGTCGATTCCAATGGCACATAAAATGGTGACACAATATAGCGTGATTGATAATGATAAAAAAGCATTGATTTTACTTCGTCCGTATCAAATTCATGCGATTGAAGCAGTTAAACAAGCGTCTAAAGAATCTAAGTCAGGTTACGTTTGGCATACAACAGGTTCTGGAAAAACCTTGACGTCATATAAAGTAGCTAGAAATTTATTACAAATTTCATCTATTGATAAAACCATATTTATTGTGGATAGAGTGGATTTGGACCAACAAACAACCACGTCATTTACGTCATATGCTGAAAATGATGTGATAGATATTGATGAGACTAACAATGTATCTGAGTTAATTACAAAACTATTATCTGATGAACGCTCGGTGGTAGTGACGACGATACAAAAATTAAATCATGTCATGCATCGAGTTGAAGAAAATCCAGAAAATAAAAAATATCAAACATTACGTCGTCTTAAGCTGGCGCTTGTTGTCGATGAATGTCACCGAGCTGTTAGTCCAGAGAAAAAAAGAGAATTAGAAACCTTTTTTATCGAATCTCTTTGGTATGGCTTTACAGGTACTCCTATTTTTGTTGAAAATGCAAAAAAGGTACAAGGCAATCTCCCTAGAACAACAAAACAACAATACGGTGAGTGTTTACATAAATACACTGTAAAAGAAGCAATACATGACAAAGCAGTTTTAGGATTCCAAGTGGAGTACAAGACCACTTTTTCAGAAGAACAGCTGGATGATATTGTGGAAAGTTCAGATAAAAAATCTGAGTTGGCTGTCTATGAGATGAGTTTGATGGAAAAAGAATATTACGTTCCAAATGAAGTGTATTTAGATGAGGCACATATGTTAGAAGTGATAGACTCCATTATCAATAAATCTCGCAAAAAATTAGGGTTTAACTTGGGGGCAGGTCAGACATATGATGCTATTTTGACAACGACGTCTATCTCACAGGCACAAAAATATTATGATTTGATAAAAAAAGTAAAGGCTGGAAAATCTAGTGTGAGTGTATCAGAGGCAACTAAAAAAGTATTACCAGACTTTCCTAAGGTGGCTATAACATATTCTATTTCTGAAAATGAGACATCTTCTTCAAGTAATCAAGAGAAGATGAAAGAAGCATTGGAAGATTATAATGAAGAGTATGGCACACACTATACGCTCGAAACAATGCGTGCATATAATCGAAATGTTAATGACCGATTGGCACGAAAAAAAGAGCAGTATAAAGCACGAAGCGAACAGCTTGATTTAGTGATTGTGGTAGATAGGTTGCTAACAGGATTTGACGCACCTTGTTTATCGACGTTGTTTATTGATAGACCACCGATGAAAGAACATAATTTAATTCAAGCATTCTCACGGACAAATCGTTTATTTGACAAATACAAACGTTATGGTCAAATTGTGACATTTCAAGATCCAGCAACCTTTGAAGCAGCGGTGACCAATGCGTTGATTTTATATTCAAATGGTGGAGAAAATGAGGTGTTAGCTCCAACGTGGGAAGAAACGAGAGATCGATTTATTGAGGCAATTGAGGAGTTGAAATTGGTAGAACCAAATCCACATGCAATTGATATTGATTCATCGAGTATAGTCCAATTAAAAAAATTCGCTAGGTCGTTTCAACAAGTGGATAAATACTATGCTTCATCGCAAGTCTATACAGAATTTTCTGAAGAACAAATGGGCAGTTTATTTCCTATTACGGAAAAAGAATTTGAAGAGTACACTGGTAAATATAACAATGTGTTAGAAAAAATGAAAGAATTTTCGGATAAGCCAGGGGGAAAAATTGATATTGATATTTTTTATGAGTTAGAGTCAGTTAAAACAGAAAATATTAATTATGATTATATTTTGATGTTGATTCAACGATATGTTCCGGTAGGAGATGATGAGTATGAGCTGATAGGGAGACAAGATGACAAATCAGCCAAAGAAATTGATAAGTATTTGGAAGAATTGTCTCAATCTAATCAAAAACTGTCAGCGTTAATCAAAACGTTATGGGAAGATATTCGTCAAAATCCTGAACATTATCGTGATAAAGATATATCTATCTTATTAAATCGTTTAATACAAGATAAAAAGCTAAATGAAACCTCTCAGCTTGCTGAAAAATGGTCAGTTAATGAAGGTGATTTGCGATATGTCGTTAACAACTATAATCCTAAAAAAGAAAAACAAGTTGGCGAACAGGAGTTAAGAGATTCATCAAATTATGAGCAGTATAAAGAATCTAACGATAACCCTGTCAGCAAGTTAAGGTACTGGAAAAGTTTTAAAAAAGAGTTAGTACAAGTTATGGAGGAAGAATTATTGCCTCTTGAACGTGATTAA
- a CDS encoding site-specific integrase, which translates to MSNRKELLFHEYFLEWIDLYKVGAVREVTLSKYQMSYTRLKELAPDVLLKNIDRREYQRILNNYAETHEKQTTMDFHHQLKGALLDAMDENLIPTNPTRKVVIKGKIPRKKKTKYISQFDLQKLLDELFLPTVFNHDWLILLIAKTGLRFSEALAVTPSDFNFAYQTLSISKTWNYKEANGHFQETKNHSSKRHIQLDWKTTMQFAQMVEGMPSHQPIFINGRVFNSTVNHRLKRLCEKADVPVISIHGLRHTHASLLLFAGVSIASVARRLGHANMTTTQQIYLHIIQELENQDNDKIMRYLSNF; encoded by the coding sequence ATGAGTAATAGAAAAGAGTTGTTGTTTCATGAATATTTCTTAGAGTGGATAGATTTATACAAAGTTGGGGCAGTAAGAGAAGTGACTTTATCAAAGTATCAAATGTCTTATACTAGGTTAAAAGAATTAGCACCTGATGTTTTGTTAAAAAATATTGATAGGAGGGAGTATCAGCGGATTTTAAATAACTATGCTGAAACACATGAGAAACAGACTACAATGGATTTTCATCATCAGTTAAAAGGGGCGTTGCTAGATGCAATGGACGAAAATCTCATTCCAACTAATCCAACTCGTAAAGTGGTCATAAAAGGTAAGATTCCCAGAAAGAAGAAAACAAAATACATTAGTCAGTTTGATTTACAGAAATTATTGGATGAATTATTTTTACCAACAGTTTTTAATCATGATTGGTTAATATTATTAATCGCTAAAACTGGATTACGATTTTCAGAAGCATTAGCTGTTACTCCTAGTGATTTTAACTTCGCTTATCAAACACTCTCTATTTCTAAAACTTGGAATTATAAGGAAGCTAATGGACACTTTCAAGAAACAAAAAATCATTCCTCAAAACGTCATATCCAATTAGATTGGAAAACAACCATGCAATTTGCTCAGATGGTTGAAGGGATGCCTAGTCATCAACCAATTTTTATTAATGGACGTGTTTTTAATTCCACAGTTAATCATCGTTTAAAAAGACTATGTGAAAAAGCAGATGTTCCTGTAATCTCTATCCATGGGTTAAGGCATACACACGCGTCGTTATTGTTATTTGCAGGTGTTTCTATTGCGAGTGTAGCAAGACGTTTAGGTCATGCTAACATGACAACAACTCAACAAATTTATTTACATATCATTCAAGAATTAGAAAATCAAGATAACGATAAAATTATGAGGTATTTATCCAACTTTTAA
- a CDS encoding restriction endonuclease subunit S, with amino-acid sequence MTTNHLAPVIRFKDFTDAWEQRKLGEVINFLNGRAYKQKELLDTGKYRVLRVGNFNTNDRWYYSDLELDNNKYADKGDLLYLWATNFGPEIWNEERVIYHYHIWKLQFLSNEIDKLYLYTWLLTDKERIKLTTNGTTMVHVTKGGMEQRVFQYPKSIDEQTKIGSFFKQLDDTIALHQRELDLLKEQKKGFLQKMFPKKDEVVPEIRFKGFTDAWEQRKFSDCFNFPVSTNSLSRALLNYDEGDVKSVHYGDILIKYSTILNIKIDEIPYITDGKLEKYNSNLLKNGDLIFADAAEDETVGKAVEVSGITDENLVAGLHTIVARSKEKKAEFFLGYYINSDVYHRQLLRLMQGSKVSSISKGNLQKTIVSFPKNMEEQSQIGNFFKQLDDTIALHQCELEKLQEMKKAFLQKMFV; translated from the coding sequence ATGACAACTAATCATCTTGCACCAGTGATTCGTTTTAAAGATTTTACTGACGCTTGGGAACAGCGTAAGTTAGGAGAAGTTATTAATTTTTTGAATGGTAGAGCTTATAAACAAAAAGAACTTCTTGATACCGGAAAATATAGAGTATTACGAGTTGGAAATTTTAATACTAATGATAGGTGGTATTATTCCGATTTAGAACTGGATAATAATAAATATGCAGATAAAGGAGATTTGCTATATTTGTGGGCAACAAACTTTGGACCAGAAATTTGGAATGAAGAACGAGTAATATATCATTATCATATTTGGAAATTACAATTTCTTTCAAATGAAATTGATAAATTATATTTGTATACTTGGTTATTGACTGATAAAGAACGAATAAAACTAACAACTAATGGGACTACGATGGTTCATGTTACTAAAGGTGGCATGGAGCAAAGAGTATTCCAATATCCTAAAAGTATTGACGAACAAACAAAAATCGGTAGCTTCTTCAAACAACTAGATGATACTATCGCACTTCATCAGCGTGAGTTAGATTTATTGAAAGAACAGAAAAAAGGCTTTTTACAAAAAATGTTCCCTAAAAAAGATGAAGTAGTGCCTGAAATTCGTTTTAAAGGTTTTACTGACGCTTGGGAACAGCGTAAGTTTAGTGATTGTTTTAATTTTCCTGTATCCACAAACTCACTGTCTAGAGCATTGTTAAACTATGATGAGGGTGATGTTAAAAGTGTCCACTATGGTGATATATTAATCAAATATTCTACTATTCTAAATATTAAGATAGATGAAATCCCATATATTACTGATGGTAAATTAGAAAAATATAACTCCAATTTACTAAAAAATGGTGACTTAATTTTTGCAGATGCAGCTGAAGATGAAACTGTAGGAAAAGCTGTAGAAGTTAGTGGTATTACTGATGAAAATCTTGTTGCAGGATTGCATACTATTGTTGCAAGATCAAAAGAAAAAAAGGCAGAATTCTTTTTAGGATATTATATTAACTCTGATGTTTATCATAGACAGCTTTTAAGATTGATGCAAGGGTCTAAAGTATCCTCAATTAGTAAAGGAAACCTACAAAAAACAATCGTATCCTTTCCCAAAAATATGGAAGAACAATCCCAAATCGGAAACTTCTTCAAGCAACTAGACGACACTATCGCACTTCATCAGTGTGAGTTAGAAAAATTACAAGAAATGAAAAAAGCATTCCTACAAAAAATGTTTGTTTAA
- a CDS encoding type I restriction-modification system subunit M has protein sequence MSKQESKTLYQALWNSADILRSKMDAADYKDYLLGLVFYKYLSDRMLYSAADLLEQPAHSLKEAQAIYEEAFKDDELRDDLISELKYMYSYALEPGLTFTSLVDKIHTGQFQLEDLAQGFRNIEQSSELFVNLFEDIDLYSKRLGTTPQKQNKTISEVMVELDSLDIAHEGDALGDAYEYLIGQFASDSGKKAGEFYTPQAVSTLMTQIVLSGKEDKRGFSVYDAAMGSGSLLLNVQKFSNEPGTINYFGQELKTSTYNLARMNMILHGVDVANQHLHNSDTLDADWPTEEPTNFDAVLMNPPYSAKWTADKGFLDDPRFAPYGVLAPKSKADFAFLLHGYYHLKDTGVMAIVLPHGVLFRGAAEGKIRKILLEHGAIDTVIGLPANIFFNTSIPTTVIVLKKNRKNRDVFFIDASKDFEKGKNQNVLTNDAIDKILQTYLARENVDKYAQLATFDEITENDFNLNIPRYVDTFEEEEPILLKHVATELTTVQKDIIEAHQVLTTFLDDLVATTDDAKDELDAFKSILTRGGDNHDN, from the coding sequence ATGAGTAAGCAAGAATCAAAAACGTTATACCAAGCTTTATGGAATAGTGCGGATATTCTACGTTCTAAAATGGATGCGGCAGATTATAAGGACTATTTATTAGGCTTGGTTTTTTATAAATATTTATCAGATAGAATGTTGTATAGTGCCGCTGATTTGTTGGAACAACCTGCTCACAGTCTAAAAGAAGCTCAAGCAATTTACGAAGAAGCATTTAAAGATGATGAGTTAAGAGATGATTTGATTTCTGAATTGAAATACATGTATTCCTATGCCTTAGAACCAGGTTTAACGTTTACTTCTTTAGTGGATAAAATCCATACGGGACAATTTCAATTAGAAGATTTGGCTCAAGGGTTTAGAAATATCGAGCAAAGTAGTGAGTTGTTTGTTAACTTGTTTGAAGATATTGACTTGTATTCAAAACGTTTGGGAACTACACCACAAAAACAAAATAAAACCATTTCTGAAGTGATGGTGGAGCTTGATTCATTAGATATTGCCCACGAAGGAGATGCGCTTGGAGATGCGTATGAGTATTTAATTGGTCAGTTTGCTTCTGATTCAGGAAAAAAAGCTGGGGAGTTTTATACACCACAAGCTGTTTCTACCTTAATGACTCAAATTGTCTTAAGTGGTAAAGAGGATAAACGAGGATTTAGCGTGTATGACGCAGCGATGGGATCAGGTTCTTTATTATTAAATGTTCAAAAATTTTCGAATGAACCTGGTACGATCAATTATTTTGGACAGGAATTAAAAACCTCCACCTATAATTTAGCTCGTATGAATATGATTTTACATGGTGTTGACGTGGCAAATCAGCATTTACATAATAGTGACACATTGGATGCGGATTGGCCGACAGAAGAGCCAACGAACTTTGATGCCGTACTAATGAATCCACCGTACAGTGCTAAATGGACAGCAGATAAAGGCTTTTTAGATGATCCAAGATTTGCTCCCTATGGTGTACTAGCTCCTAAATCAAAAGCAGATTTTGCCTTTTTATTACATGGTTATTATCATTTGAAAGACACAGGCGTGATGGCGATTGTGTTACCTCATGGTGTGCTATTTCGTGGTGCAGCAGAAGGAAAAATCCGTAAAATCTTATTAGAACATGGTGCAATAGACACAGTGATTGGGTTACCGGCAAACATTTTCTTTAATACAAGCATTCCAACGACTGTTATTGTATTGAAGAAAAATCGTAAAAATCGTGATGTCTTCTTTATTGATGCATCAAAAGATTTTGAAAAAGGAAAAAATCAAAACGTGTTAACCAATGATGCCATAGATAAAATTCTTCAAACTTATTTGGCACGTGAAAACGTGGATAAATACGCACAGCTTGCCACGTTTGATGAGATTACAGAAAATGATTTTAACTTAAATATTCCACGCTATGTTGATACGTTTGAAGAAGAAGAACCTATCTTACTAAAACATGTCGCGACTGAATTGACCACTGTTCAAAAAGATATTATAGAAGCTCATCAAGTACTTACAACGTTTTTAGATGATTTAGTTGCGACCACTGATGATGCAAAAGATGAATTAGATGCCTTTAAATCCATATTGACACGTGGTGGTGATAACCATGACAACTAA
- the galE gene encoding UDP-glucose 4-epimerase GalE, with translation MSKVLVLGGAGYIGSHAVKRLLDSGKEVVVVDNLLTGHKEAVDERATFYEGDIRDKDFLTGVFEKEDISQVVHFAASSLVGESVENPLKYFNNNVYGMQTLLEVMNEFDVKEIVFSSTAATYGEPDVTPITEDTPTNPTNPYGESKLMMEKMMKWCDKAYGIKYVSLRYFNVAGAMLDASIGEDHTPETHLLPIILQVALNQREKLMIFGDDYPTPDGTCIRDYVHVVDLVDAHILALNYLSTHDESQIINLGSSNGFSVKELLTEAIKVTGKAIPSEIAPRRAGDPSMLVASNEKAKTILGWNPQYTDVETIISSAWQWHQSHPHGYEK, from the coding sequence ATGTCAAAAGTGTTAGTTTTAGGTGGAGCAGGTTACATTGGCTCTCATGCAGTAAAACGGTTATTGGATAGTGGCAAAGAAGTGGTTGTGGTGGATAATTTATTGACTGGACATAAAGAAGCAGTGGACGAACGTGCCACGTTTTATGAAGGAGATATTCGTGATAAAGATTTTTTAACAGGTGTTTTTGAGAAAGAAGATATTTCGCAAGTCGTTCATTTTGCTGCAAGTTCACTTGTTGGCGAATCAGTTGAAAACCCACTAAAATATTTTAATAATAATGTTTACGGCATGCAAACCTTACTTGAGGTGATGAATGAATTTGACGTGAAAGAAATTGTCTTTTCTTCAACCGCTGCGACTTACGGTGAACCTGATGTAACGCCTATTACGGAAGACACGCCAACGAATCCAACAAATCCTTACGGCGAAAGTAAATTGATGATGGAAAAAATGATGAAATGGTGTGATAAGGCATATGGTATTAAATATGTATCATTGCGTTATTTCAATGTGGCAGGTGCGATGCTTGATGCGTCAATCGGTGAAGATCACACCCCTGAAACGCATTTACTCCCAATCATTTTACAAGTGGCACTAAATCAACGTGAAAAATTAATGATTTTTGGTGATGATTATCCAACACCAGATGGCACATGCATTCGTGATTATGTGCATGTCGTAGATTTAGTTGACGCGCATATATTAGCCTTAAACTATTTATCCACACATGATGAAAGCCAAATTATTAATCTTGGTAGTAGCAATGGGTTTTCAGTAAAAGAATTGCTGACTGAAGCCATCAAAGTAACTGGAAAAGCTATTCCTTCTGAGATTGCACCAAGACGTGCAGGAGACCCGTCAATGTTAGTGGCTTCAAATGAAAAAGCGAAAACTATTTTAGGGTGGAATCCTCAATACACTGATGTGGAAACGATTATTTCCAGTGCGTGGCAATGGCATCAAAGTCACCCACATGGATACGAAAAATAG